The window caaccccacctcctgggtgcagatggagtcAGGTTGTACTCTATCCCAGCTCTTCTGCTGGTTCTGTGGCCTGTGCACTCCTGGCTGGTTCTGCCTTCACCTGTAGTTCTTTCTTTAAGATCACAGGACCAAAGCTTTATCTTCCAAAATAAGTTCCCTTTAGCATTCACTACTTGGCAACATAGAAACATGAGACAAGTCTCAGGAAGGTGGAACAAAAGGTAAACAGTGGGAGAGAGCTGTCAAATTACTTTGAATTGGCATTGTTCCTTTTATTCTCAGATGAACCCAACTTCAGACCTTAGCTATGCCAAATAAGACATCAATCACAGAATTTATTCTTCTGGGACTTACAGATGACCCTGAGATACAAATTGTGATATTCTCCTTTTTGCTGGCCACATACTTACTGAGTGTAAGTGGAAACATGACCATCATTACCCTGACACTGTCCAACGTTCACTTGAAAACTCCCATGTATTTCTTTCTCAGGAATTTTTCCTTCTTAGAAATTTTGTTTACAACAGTCTGCATTCCAAGATTTCTGATCAGCATTGCTACAGGGAACAAAGGTATTTCCTATAATGCCTGCATGGCACAAgtattttttttgatatttctggGAGCGACAGAATTTTTTCTACTGGCTGCAATGTCCTATGATCgttatgtggccatctgcaaacCTCTGCACTATACAGCTATCATTAGCAACAAGGTGTGCAATCAACTTGTAATTGCCTCTTGGTCAGCTGGATTCCTCATCGTTTTCCCTCCAGTGATCATGGGCCTTCAGCTGGAGTTCTGTGACTCTAACATCATTGATCATTTCACTTGTGACTCTTCTCCCATGCTGCAGATCGCTTGCACAGATACTAAGATCCTCGAGCTGATGGCATTTTTCTTAGCAGTATTTACTCTCATAGTAACTTTGGCCTTAGTCATTCTGTCCTACACACTCATCCTTAGAACAATTCTGAAGATCCCCTCTGCAGAGCAAAGGAAAAAGGCCTTTTCCACTTGTTCCTCCCACATGATTGTGGTTTCCATTTCATATGGAAgctgtatttttatgtatgtaaaaaCATCTGCCAGAGAAGGTGTGGTGCTAAGTAAAGGAGTTGCTATGCTCAACACCTCTGTAGCTCCCATGCTGAATCCCTTCATTTACACCCTAAGGAACCAGCAAGTCAAGCAGGCATTCAAGGACTTCACAAGAAAATTACTGGCATCAAAGAAACACTGATTTTTCTGAAATCTCTAACTGAAATCACAAATAATTCACCAACAGTTAGCTTCTTTTTAGGAAATAGACATATGGTAATAAAGCATATAAGATCATGTTCTTATAAAGCTTGCTTCCAGTAACTAGGAAACAGTCAACATAATAGGGAAGTACATTAACTAGTATTTCAGTGAGTGAAAAATACTGtaagagaaaggaaacacagCACTAGAAGGGTGATGAATGGGAATCAAAGGAAATATCTACCTAAGTAATACATTTTGAAGCTCTCTTACATAAGATCTACattcaaatgtattttcttatattctttttgtaTTCCTGTAATTTGCTAACCTGTTGACTCAAACTGTGAGTACATTGcctaatattttaatgaaaagctAGGAAATAATAATCAGTGAAAGGATATGGGTTTGTTTGCAGTTTGGGCTTGAACTGggaaaaatatatacttaatttcTCTCATTTTGCCTGTAGTAGTGTTGTTATTTGTAGTAAAGATGAAATTTAATCCAGAAAAATATTCAGTTTTGGGTTAGACCACTAGAACACTGGGGAGTCTTTGGAAAGAGTTTTTTGAGTGAACAGataagtctatttttaaaagtctcatcATGGGATTTCTTGAAGCTTTTCATTGCTTAGGATCTAAATTAGCTTtgaaatatgaaacaaaacaaaaacaaaactataaaatctaaaatttttcaaaagctttttcagcatttaatgaaataatcatgtgatttttttcttt is drawn from Mastomys coucha isolate ucsf_1 unplaced genomic scaffold, UCSF_Mcou_1 pScaffold4, whole genome shotgun sequence and contains these coding sequences:
- the LOC116075793 gene encoding olfactory receptor 6C65-like, producing MPNKTSITEFILLGLTDDPEIQIVIFSFLLATYLLSVSGNMTIITLTLSNVHLKTPMYFFLRNFSFLEILFTTVCIPRFLISIATGNKGISYNACMAQVFFLIFLGATEFFLLAAMSYDRYVAICKPLHYTAIISNKVCNQLVIASWSAGFLIVFPPVIMGLQLEFCDSNIIDHFTCDSSPMLQIACTDTKILELMAFFLAVFTLIVTLALVILSYTLILRTILKIPSAEQRKKAFSTCSSHMIVVSISYGSCIFMYVKTSAREGVVLSKGVAMLNTSVAPMLNPFIYTLRNQQVKQAFKDFTRKLLASKKH